The following coding sequences lie in one Carassius carassius chromosome 1, fCarCar2.1, whole genome shotgun sequence genomic window:
- the LOC132146361 gene encoding zinc finger protein 658B-like isoform X2: MNIHTGEKQHACDQCGKMFLWASLLKKHLKVHAKKKPHSCHLCGKSFLHLQSLKVHQKIHTGEREYMCVECEKTFSSASRLKLHERIHTGEKPYKCSHCDKRFSQTRDLKIHEKIHTGEKPYKCSHCDKRFSQPKNLKTHERIHTGEKPYKCSHCDKKCSDSSTLKRHERIHTGEKPYQCSHCDKRLNNLSHLKTHERIHTGEKPYKCSHCDKKCSDSSTLKRHERIHTGEKPYKCSHCDKRFSVSSYLKTHERIHTGEKPYKCSHCDKRFSVSSYLKTHERIHTGEKPYKCSHCDKRFSQPINLKTHERIHNGEKPCKCSHCDKRFNNLSHLKPHERIHTGEKPYKCSHCDKRFNQSANLKIHERNHTGEKPCKCSHCDKRFNNLSHLKTHERIHTGDKPYKCSHCDMRFNNLSHLKTHERIHTGEKPYKCSHCDKCFNDLSSLKTHERIHTGEKPYKCSHCDKRFSQLINLKTHERIHNGEKPCKCSHCDKRFNNLSHVKTHERIHTGEKPYKCSHCDKRFNQSANLKTHERIHTGEKVHHRNVPGKRFIKSSVIHKNQSK, translated from the coding sequence atgaacatccacactggagagaagcagcacgcatgtgatcaatgcggtaaaatgtttttatgggcTTCACTTCTGAAGAAACACTTGAAAGTTCATGCAAAGAAGAAAccacattcatgtcatttgtgtggtaaGAGTTTTTTGCATCTACAAAGTTTGAAAGTacatcagaaaatacatactggtGAAAGAGAGTACATGTGCGttgagtgtgaaaagacttttagtTCAGCAAGCAGATTAAAActgcatgagaggattcacactggagagaaaccttacaagtgttcacactgtgacaagagattcagtcagacaAGAGATCTGAAAATACATGAgaagatccacactggagagaaaccttacaagtgttcacactgtgacaagagattcagtcagccaaaaaatctgaaaacacatgagaggatccacactggagagaaaccttacaagtgttcacactgtgacaagaaatGCAGTGATTCATCAActctgaaaagacatgagaggattcacactggagagaaaccttaccagtgttcacactgtgacaagagattgaATAATTTatcacatctgaaaacacatgagaggatccacactggagagaaaccttacaagtgttcacactgtgacaagaaatGCAGTGATTCATCAActctgaaaagacatgagaggattcacactggagagaaaccttacaagtgttcacactgtgacaagagattcagtgtgtcatcatatctgaaaacacatgagaggatccacactggagagaaaccttacaagtgttcacactgtgacaagagattcagtgtgtcatcatatctgaaaacacatgagaggatccacactggagagaaaccttataagtgttcacactgtgacaagagattcagtcagccaataaatctgaaaacacatgagaggattcacaatgGAGAGAAACCTtgtaagtgttcacactgtgacaagagattcaataATTTATCACATCTGAAaccacatgagaggattcacactggagagaaaccttacaagtgttcacactgtgacaagagattcaatcaATCAGCAAATCTGAAAATACATGAGAGGaatcacactggagagaaaccttgtaagtgttcacactgtgacaagagattcaataATTTatcacatctgaaaacacatgagaggattcacactggagacaaaccttacaagtgttcacactgtgacatgaGATTCAATAATTTatcacatctgaaaacacatgagaggattcacactggagagaaaccttacaagtgttcacactgtgacaagtgTTTCAATGAtttatcaagtctgaaaacacatgagaggattcacactggagagaaaccttacaagtgttcacactgtgacaagagattcagtcagctaataaatctgaaaacacatgagaggattcacaatgGAGAGAAACCTtgtaagtgttcacactgtgacaagagattcaataatttatcacatgtgaaaacacatgagaggattcacactggagagaaaccttacaagtgttcacactgtgacaagagattcaatcaatcagcaaatctgaaaacacatgagaggattcacactggagagaaagtACATCACCGCAACGTACCTGGGAAGCGTTTCATTAAGTCATCTGTTATACACAAAAACCAATCAAAGTAA